A DNA window from Streptococcus parapneumoniae contains the following coding sequences:
- a CDS encoding VIT family protein, which produces MSETNHEIDSNFAGRLNILRAGVLGANDGIISIAGVVIGVASATTNIWIIFLSGFAAILAGAFSMAGGEYVSVSTQKDTEEAAVAREQVLLDQDMELAKKSLYAAYIQNGECETSAQLLTNKAFLNNLLKALVEEKYGIEYEEFTNPWHAAISSFISFFLGSLPPMLSVTIFPSEYRIPATVLIVGVALLLTGYTSAKLGKAPTKTAMIRNLAIGLLTMGVTFLLGQLFSI; this is translated from the coding sequence ATGTCAGAAACAAATCACGAAATTGATTCAAATTTTGCAGGTCGTTTAAATATCCTGCGTGCGGGTGTTCTTGGTGCTAACGATGGAATTATTTCCATTGCTGGTGTGGTTATCGGGGTTGCCAGTGCCACGACCAATATCTGGATTATCTTTTTATCAGGCTTTGCGGCTATCTTGGCTGGTGCTTTTTCAATGGCTGGTGGAGAATATGTATCCGTTTCAACTCAGAAAGATACAGAGGAAGCAGCCGTTGCGCGTGAGCAAGTCTTGCTAGACCAAGATATGGAACTAGCCAAAAAATCCCTCTATGCTGCCTATATCCAAAATGGAGAATGTGAAACCTCTGCCCAGCTCTTGACCAACAAAGCATTTTTAAATAATCTGCTCAAGGCTTTGGTAGAGGAAAAATATGGGATTGAGTATGAAGAGTTTACAAATCCTTGGCATGCTGCTATCTCTAGCTTTATTTCTTTTTTCCTTGGTAGCTTACCACCAATGCTGTCAGTAACTATTTTCCCAAGTGAATACCGCATTCCTGCTACTGTCCTTATCGTCGGTGTGGCCCTTCTTCTCACTGGTTACACTAGTGCCAAACTTGGAAAAGCCCCAACCAAAACAGCTATGATTCGGAACCTAGCTATTGGTCTTTTAACCATGGGAGTTACCTTTCTGCTAGGACAACTTTTCAGCATTTAA
- a CDS encoding ABC transporter permease, translating into MFRLTNKLAVSNLIKNRKLYYPFALAVLLAVTVTYLFYSLTFNPKIAEIRGGTTIQATLGFGMFVVTLASAIIVLYANSFVMKNRSKELGIYGMLGLEKRHLISMTFKELVVFGILTVGAGIGIGALFDKLIFAFLLKLMKLKVELVATFQMKVVITVLVVFGLIFLGLMFLNALRIARMNALQLSREKASGEKKGRFLPLQTILGSISLGIGYYLSLTVKDPLTALTTFFLAVLLVIFGTYLLFNAGITVFLQILKKNKKYYYQPNNLISVSNLIFRMKKNAVGLATIAILSTMVLVTMSAATSIFNASESFKKVMNPHDFGITGKNVEKEDLDKLLSQFASDKGYSVKEKEVLRYSNFGIANQEGTKLTIFEKGQNRVQPKTVFMVFDQKDYENMTGQKLSLSGNEVGLFAKNDGLKGQKVLTLNDHQFSVKEEFNKDFIVNHVPNQFNIFTTDYNYLVVPNLQAFLDQFPDSAIYNQLYGGMNVNISEEEQLKVAEEYENYLNQFNAQLNTEDSYVYGSNLADASAQMSVLFGGVFFIGIFLSIIFMVGTVLVIYYKQISEGYEDRERFIILQKVGLDQKQIKQTINKQVLTVFFLPLLFAFIHLAFAYHMLSLILKVIGVIDTNMMLIVTLSICAIFLIAYVLIFMITSRSYRKIVQM; encoded by the coding sequence ATGTTTCGATTAACCAATAAGTTAGCGGTATCGAACTTGATTAAAAACCGCAAACTCTACTATCCTTTTGCACTGGCTGTTCTTTTGGCAGTCACTGTCACCTATCTCTTTTACTCTCTAACTTTCAATCCCAAGATTGCTGAAATCCGTGGAGGAACAACCATTCAGGCTACACTTGGATTTGGTATGTTTGTCGTTACCCTTGCGTCAGCCATTATCGTCCTCTATGCCAATAGTTTTGTCATGAAGAATCGCTCCAAGGAACTGGGAATTTATGGCATGTTGGGATTGGAGAAGCGCCATCTAATCAGTATGACCTTTAAGGAGTTAGTGGTATTTGGGATTCTAACTGTTGGAGCGGGTATCGGTATTGGAGCCTTGTTTGACAAGTTAATTTTCGCTTTCTTGCTCAAACTGATGAAATTAAAGGTAGAACTAGTCGCTACCTTCCAGATGAAAGTTGTCATTACAGTACTTGTTGTCTTTGGTTTGATTTTCCTAGGCCTCATGTTTCTGAATGCTCTTCGAATCGCCCGTATGAATGCCCTCCAGCTTTCTCGTGAAAAAGCTAGTGGTGAGAAAAAAGGTCGTTTCCTACCTCTCCAAACGATTCTTGGTTCGATTAGTTTAGGGATTGGCTATTATCTTTCCCTTACTGTAAAAGATCCTCTGACAGCCTTAACAACCTTCTTCTTAGCTGTTTTACTGGTTATCTTTGGGACCTATCTCTTGTTCAATGCAGGGATTACCGTTTTCCTCCAAATCTTAAAGAAAAATAAGAAATACTATTACCAACCAAATAATCTTATCTCTGTTTCCAATTTGATTTTTCGTATGAAGAAAAATGCGGTTGGACTAGCCACTATCGCTATCTTGTCAACAATGGTTTTGGTAACCATGTCAGCAGCGACAAGCATTTTCAATGCCTCAGAATCCTTTAAAAAAGTGATGAATCCGCATGATTTTGGAATTACTGGAAAAAATGTTGAAAAAGAAGATTTGGACAAACTCTTGAGCCAGTTTGCAAGTGACAAAGGTTATAGTGTCAAAGAGAAAGAAGTTCTTCGTTACAGTAACTTTGGTATTGCAAATCAAGAAGGAACCAAGTTAACTATTTTTGAAAAAGGACAAAACCGTGTCCAACCAAAAACAGTTTTCATGGTATTTGACCAAAAAGATTATGAAAATATGACTGGTCAAAAACTGTCTCTATCAGGAAATGAGGTCGGTCTCTTTGCCAAAAATGACGGACTGAAAGGACAGAAAGTACTAACTCTAAATGATCATCAATTTTCTGTCAAAGAAGAATTTAATAAAGATTTTATTGTCAACCATGTCCCAAATCAGTTTAATATTTTTACTACTGATTACAATTACCTTGTTGTTCCTAATTTGCAAGCATTTTTAGACCAATTCCCAGATTCGGCTATCTATAATCAGCTTTACGGTGGTATGAATGTAAATATCAGTGAAGAAGAACAACTCAAGGTAGCTGAAGAATATGAAAACTACCTCAATCAGTTTAATGCTCAATTAAACACAGAAGATAGCTATGTGTATGGTAGCAATCTAGCAGATGCTAGTGCTCAAATGAGTGTCCTCTTTGGCGGAGTATTCTTTATCGGTATTTTCCTATCCATTATCTTTATGGTCGGAACCGTTCTGGTCATCTACTACAAACAAATTTCTGAAGGCTATGAAGACCGTGAGCGTTTTATTATCTTGCAGAAAGTCGGTTTAGATCAAAAGCAAATCAAGCAAACCATCAACAAACAGGTTTTAACTGTTTTCTTCCTTCCTTTGCTTTTTGCCTTCATACATCTAGCCTTTGCCTACCATATGCTTAGCTTGATTTTAAAAGTGATTGGTGTAATAGATACGAATATGATGTTGATTGTGACCTTGTCTATCTGCGCTATCTTCCTCATCGCCTATGTGCTGATTTTTATGATTACTTCAAGAAGTTATCGTAAGATTGTGCAAATGTAA
- a CDS encoding ABC transporter ATP-binding protein, translated as MTLLDVKHVQKIYKTRFQGNQVEALKDIHFTVEKGDYVAIMGESGSGKSTLLNILAMLDKPTRGQVYLNGTDTATIKNSQASSFRREKLGFVFQDFNLLDTLSVKDNILLPLVLSRRPITEMMKKLVVTAENLGINQLQEKYPYEISGGQKQRVAVARAIITEPEILLADEPTGALDSKSSAALLDVFDEINERGQTILMVTHSTAAASRAKRVLFIKDGILYNQIYRGEKTERQMFQEISDTLTVMASEVN; from the coding sequence ATGACACTTTTAGATGTAAAACACGTTCAAAAAATTTATAAAACTCGTTTTCAGGGCAACCAAGTAGAGGCCCTCAAGGATATTCACTTTACCGTGGAAAAAGGTGACTACGTTGCCATCATGGGTGAGTCTGGTTCTGGTAAATCAACTCTTCTCAATATTCTAGCTATGCTGGATAAACCAACTCGTGGTCAGGTTTACTTGAATGGAACTGACACCGCAACCATTAAAAATTCACAAGCTTCTAGTTTCCGTCGTGAGAAGTTGGGATTTGTCTTCCAAGACTTTAACTTGCTAGATACTCTATCTGTAAAAGATAATATCTTGCTTCCGCTTGTCTTGTCAAGAAGACCTATTACGGAGATGATGAAGAAATTGGTGGTGACAGCTGAGAATCTAGGCATCAACCAATTGCAAGAGAAGTACCCTTACGAGATTTCTGGTGGTCAGAAACAGCGTGTAGCAGTAGCCCGCGCCATCATCACAGAACCTGAAATTCTCCTTGCGGATGAGCCAACAGGAGCCCTTGACTCCAAGTCCTCTGCAGCCTTACTTGATGTCTTTGATGAAATCAATGAGCGCGGCCAAACCATTCTCATGGTAACCCACTCAACGGCAGCAGCTAGCAGAGCTAAACGTGTACTCTTTATCAAAGACGGCATTCTTTACAACCAAATCTACCGTGGAGAGAAGACAGAGCGTCAGATGTTCCAAGAAATCTCTGATACCTTGACTGTCATGGCAAGCGAGGTGAATTAG